In the genome of Acidimicrobiales bacterium, the window CCGATGATCCACTCGCCTTCGGGATCGAAAAGGTCCGCCACGCCCGCGCCACCACCGCCGCCCGCATCGACCAACTCGACGCCTCCCTGCCCCCCGACCGGACCAGCGAATGGAAAGACGCCCGGGCCCAGCTCCCCCAGGTCGTCAGGAATCGAAACGACGCCGAACAAGCGTTGGCCGACAGCCGGGCGAGACTCGATGAAGCCAGCCGTCGCCACTGGGGACGCCACGACCGCGACGCCATCGCCGCCGCTCAAGGCAGGCTCGCATACCACCAGCAGCGCTTGGAGGAGGCCCGGACTGCGGAACACGATCTCCGGGATCGCCTCGCCGCCATCGCCGACTACCAGCAACAACGAAAGCAGGCGCTCAACGACAGCACCCCGCAGCGCCAGGAGCTCGCGACCGGCCTCGCTCAGTTCGACGCCGCTCTCGACCACATCCGCCCGCAACGCGTCCACGCGCTCGTGTCCGACCCCCCTCCTGATCTGGTCAAGCGTCTCGGCCAGCCTCCGGAATCGGTCGCCGGCCGTGCCGTGTGGTGCCACCACGCCCTACCCGTCGAAGCTGCCCTCGACCGCAACGACGGCATCAGCCCGCCCTGGACAGGCTGGAGCCAACAGACCGACCGGGCACGCCGCGAGATCAAGATCGCCGACCAACACCTGAAGCTCGTGTACGAGCCCGGCGGCATCAACCCGGCCGAGTGGGCGGAACTGGCCCAGCGGGCCGCGACCATCAGCGAGCAGGTCGTCAGAGATCTGAGAATACGAAACACGTTTGAGCAGACAATGACGCCAGCCCACCAGGCCGAGCACCACCTCGGCATCGATCGCTCAGTCGGCCTCCGGGGACCCGAAATCGACCTGTGAGCCAACAAAGCGCTTCCCGGAGCGCGAAGCCGCTTTCACGATCTATAAAAGGTGGCCTTCGGCAGGGCTCGCCGCAATGCGCTGCACACTTGCTGGACCGCGCCAGACACACCTAGAGCCGCGACGAGATTCGTGCCAATCGACCGGTGACTGGTCGTGGCGGAGGGGCCCCCTACGTCGCTTGTCGTCATATTCAGATGGTTTCGCTATCGAGCAAGCAGGACACCAGCAGCTTGACGACTTCTACTTCCTCTCGCTGGCTCGTCTCCGACGCGAACCGAAGCACATTATCCCGCAGCAATGAGCCTGCAGCCACTCCGCCACTAGCCAGATTTATAAATGCCTCAGGCGCCACGACAATCGCCGTCTCCCGCTCCTGTACCTCAGCACCAAAGATTGCTTGCCGGGTGCTGAAGTCGATGAGCCATTCCAGTCGAGGCACTGTATCGATTATGACTCTTATAGGCTTCGGGTTACCGGGAAGTCCGAGCGTTTGCAGTTTGTCGACAACTCCGGCAAAAATCTTCTCCAGTGAGGTCGTCATATGTTGCCGGCGAGATGCCGAGGTGACGCGCAGAAGAGCGGGCTGCATGTTCCAGTCCGAGCCGACAGTCGGATACTCAAGTTCCTTCAGTGTGTCGTTTAAGGCTTGTCGAAGTAACTCAGGAACCAGCCGAACGGGAATCTCAACCCCACGCCCTACAGACTCCGTCTCGATCTGGCTAGTAAACTGAACCTTGTGGTCGCCGGGGCCGATCTCAGAGCTACTACCAGAGGAAAACACACTGTTTGGATCGAGCATTTCAGAGGCCCAAGGGAGTTCCAGATACTCGCACAACGCCTGCAAGGTCACTTCCGGCTC includes:
- a CDS encoding sulfotransferase, producing MTVSRSSRQSPIFILTAARSGSTLLQRHLGAHPLIAAPPETNLSNLLQTFIFVSTVLRTSLVGEDIFDLDNPPAELLEQVKLLGSQPLNQYTAHLGKARWCEKSLTSVYCAELIRKVFPEAQFICLYRHGMDMVASGLEANPWGYSGYGFEPYVRASPENLVAALLHYWLDTVRPALAFEASNPEICFRLYYEALVTEPEVTLQALCEYLELPWASEMLDPNSVFSSGSSSEIGPGDHKVQFTSQIETESVGRGVEIPVRLVPELLRQALNDTLKELEYPTVGSDWNMQPALLRVTSASRRQHMTTSLEKIFAGVVDKLQTLGLPGNPKPIRVIIDTVPRLEWLIDFSTRQAIFGAEVQERETAIVVAPEAFINLASGGVAAGSLLRDNVLRFASETSQREEVEVVKLLVSCLLDSETI